Below is a window of Anaerolineae bacterium DNA.
ATGGCTACGATGAGCGCTTCCTGGTAGCTTACGGCAGCGTGAGGTTTTATTTCCACCAGGTAATCGCTTATTTTGAGGTCGGGAACGCCCTCAGGGGTGACAGTCAGCTGGAGCTGGCCCTCTTTTACTTTGAGAAGTTTTTCTTTGTGGCCCATTTCCTGCTGGGCGAATTCCTGGAAAACTTCACGCATCACTGGGTCATCAAGGCGTCCGGCCCAATCGGTGTAAAATTGATAGGCTTCAGTCTCTTTCTCAATGGCAAAGTCCAGAATCTCTTCAGTGCTTTTGAACTTCTCCATGGTCTGACCCTCCAGAAAATTTTATGGCCCCAGGTGAGTCATGGGCCAGATGAAGTCAGCTTCCTCAAATTGAAGGACTGCTTCCCGCTCTTGATCCAGCAACCGGTAATGCCCCCTTTCCATGGAAGCGATGTAGAGGATCATCTTTCGCTCTGGGCTTTCTTCCTCAAATTTTCCTGCGAGTTCAACGTAGAAATCTTCAGCGGCCTTCTCGGCCTGCATGGCCTGCCAGAGAAGCTCGCTCAGGGGGATTTTCTCGCTGGGGAGTTCCAGGCGCGGCAAAGGCACGGGGGTGGAAGGCGGAGGGATAATCTCCTCGCCCGGGAACTTTGATTCCAGCAGACCCTGAAAGTAGCGGCGGTGTTTTTCCTCTTCGCCAGCTAGAAAGCTAAGCC
It encodes the following:
- a CDS encoding ferritin family protein, producing MEKFKSTEEILDFAIEKETEAYQFYTDWAGRLDDPVMREVFQEFAQQEMGHKEKLLKVKEGQLQLTVTPEGVPDLKISDYLVEIKPHAAVSYQEALIVAMQREKASFRLYNDLAARAESQELRNLFLALAQEEARHKLRLEIAYDDLLYPEG
- a CDS encoding ferritin family protein codes for the protein MMGIRDLLLIALRAEMDSKAYYEGLASRVKNFLLKDRLSFLAGEEEKHRRYFQGLLESKFPGEEIIPPPSTPVPLPRLELPSEKIPLSELLWQAMQAEKAAEDFYVELAGKFEEESPERKMILYIASMERGHYRLLDQEREAVLQFEEADFIWPMTHLGP